TCTTAGGAACATGCTTCAGCTATTTACCCTCTAACCTTCACCTCTATTCTAAAATCTCTACAAACTAGAAGTAACACAGACATTAGAGGACATGGGCTATTCTACTTTTTCCTCCCAACACCCCATGCACTCCATCAACCATTTGCCTTCTCACTGTGTACTTTCACTGCTGTTCAGGTCCAATGCCTGAAGGCTGGGAACAGGCTGTGACTGCAGATGGAGAGGTGTTCTACATCGATCACATAAATAAGAACACCGCATGGGTCGACCCGCGTCTAGGTAGCGCACTATCAAATTTGTGTCTCCTAAATTGACAATTCTTGTTCGTCAATGAGGAACATTTTGTTTCAATGTCCATCATCACAAGTTGCTGTTTAGCAGCAACAAAAGTAAGAAAGATCCCAAAGTagttttgacatgtttttccttATATATGCCAttactgaaatgttttatctctttgaaatgtttatttaatcgtaaaaaaaaagctaatttttcTATGAATTTTTATGTTGCAGCACAGAAGATGAACCCTGGCATCCTTAACTTGGCACTGCAGCAAAGGCAGGAAAAGGAGAGGCTCAGGTGCAAACAAGGCCTCCCACCGCAAACCACaccacaggtcagaggtcaaagaaAACTGAAGCTGGATGTGCCACTTCAGACTCGTTCAATTTAAAATCGCATTAAAATCTACAGAAGTTTTTTAAAGTTAGTTACTGTGTTATCCGGTTGCATTATGATATTCGGTTGAGATTAACCAGTAATAAAAATGGTGTTTCACGTCAATACAATTCGAATTTAGATGACagcatacgtgtgtgtgtcttgtaggaggcaggaggaagaaaCCAGATGACCAGTGGGATGGACCATGACAGGAACGCACAGACGCTTGTCCCAACTCTGGATGTCAGGATCAGAGCCCCGAACTACGAACCTACTCTTAACGGGTGAGTTTAATGTCGTCATGTTCTATAACTGCAGTGTTGATTTCTAAAGCGTTGTAGTAAATCTTTAACCTTTTATCAAAGTAAAATCTGTATctttaatgtataaataatcTATGAAGCtaattaaatgaatattaaCAGAAGTCTTTCCAGAAACATTGTCACAGGTAATCTAATGATCTCACTACCACCAATTTTGCTGTTAGTTTCAGTGAAAGAGACCAAGTTCCAGTAAAAATTTATTGTATATGTAATTTCTATGAAATGTACATGTCATTTCTAATatgcattacattttaaagagatAATATGATCACAAATACAAGAATGtttatatgtgcatgtgttgttgtgtagcgCTCACTCTCGCAACGAGAGCACTGACAGTGGTCTGAGTGTCAGCAGCTTACCCCGCACATCGGACCACATGTTGAGCTCTGTGGATCACATGGACACTGgtaatgcgcacacacacacacacacacacacacacacacacacacacacacacacacacacacacacacacacacacacacacacacacacacacacacacacacacacacacacacacacacacacacacacactacaccgTACAACAACAATGTCATAGATAAAGATAGACCTGGGATTTCTGCTGTGGAAGAGCAGACTTTTgagtttattgtttattttatttttccgtATTTTAAGCCTTtatcagacatgaactccggacaatgtccagaaaattgggtcagGACATTTTCCCAAGTTTCCAAAAATtctcgaatctcattgtctttccaagttgacatcttcttctgtgtcttctatacgtgtatgacacctcctgagatttatattctttttatttatttattatcagttATGCATTAACTGTGTGTTAAAAACACTATTGAATAGACTTCCCAAACAAATCAGCAATAgcacaaaatataaagaaaataaagaacacacagaagaagacTTGACTGGCAGCAGCTACAGTGAATGACACCAAGTTTCTCTTTTTATCAAGTGGCATCCAAATGATGCCTCTgtaatctatttatttatctacatttgtgctttcagcagcTCCCCTCTCTTATTtctttgtattgattttttttttttcatattgaacacaagacaaaacatgaattgcacattttatttctgtatataaATACTACCTGATCCATGTGCAGCTATATTAAAGACACAGTCCTCGATTTGGGGCCAAACAGCTTGATAGACTTGATCTTTTACATTCTCAACACAGTTCAGACATTTTATCTTCTTCTCTGACTCGTGTAGGCGACTCTGGCGAGAACTCCTCGATGTCCCTACAGGAGTCGATGCCCGTGCTCCCGATGTCTGAGGGCGAGGAGCTTATGCCCTGCATCCCCGAGGGTCTCAGTTCAGACCTTCTGATGGACATGGAGACCGTTCTCTCTGGATCACACATGGACAGGGACAGCCTGCTCACCTGGCTATAGACACGCCCAGCCGCCCCCGACGTGTGGTCTGACGTCACAACATGACTGAGAACTTTggaggatctttttttttttgcttcagaaGTGGTACAGAACAAGATTACTGAGAGAAAACGCTACTGTTGTGTGATGGATACCTAACCCTACTCACCCAGAGGAATATAAATACCTGACTCTGACAGAAGGTGGtaagctgcagtgttttcctctttttttgggCCTGGTTTTACAGAGGTGCATGACGGAGCATCAGAATTTTCACAACACTCCTTTATTTTTAGTTATTGGCCTCAGTTGATGCTCCCCACATCTCTGGTGAAGTAGTAGCTAATTTTAGGTAGCAGATTTTTTATTATCCCCACATGGGTAATAGTGTTTCCAGCAAGCCTTTACAGAACAGTGTcaagtttaaaagaaaactctGCATGCAAAAGTTACagaaatgcaaagaaaacatgtaaaagatatttatttaaGTGTAACAGAAAAATAGCATCACATTTAACTCTTATTACATAGAAGCCTGTGGGACAAAAGACTCAACATCGCAGTAGTGCTACTACCTCTAAGCAGCCTGTGATCTCTGATTCCAATGCACATGCTCACAGTGGTCAGAAAACAACAGAGTTGCAAGAGACAAATCAAAGAATCGACACTATTTAACACTACATTGGTTCCACAAAACCATAAATATCTTGCTCAAAGAGACACACTATTATGACACAGAaacatgaggaggaagaggacgcaCCCTTGTGCTCACAATCCAAAAAAGGTATTAAATAAATGACTTAACATTCTTTAGTCGAGTCATTTATAAGACAGTGTTGAAGACTTCGGGGCTGCTCACAACCAAGATTGTAATAACTTCCAATCATatctctttcaaaataaagttcaggAGAATAAGCTTTGTCTTTTGTCACAGTAAAAGCCTCATTCCTAACTAATCAAAGCACTTAGAGAAGTAGAGGCTGTGTCGAGGAACTCCATATTGAAACTAacatgaaagtgtgtttgtatctCTTGTGTCTCGTGGTAGACGGTACCACTGGAATGTATTGTTGACGTCTCCTGTCATTGAACACATGGTCAGTATAACGCAATCCAACACAATACAGGGTTTCCTCTAGGAAACTGTAATCCCCACACATCTGGTCTTGTGATCAATTCAGTTGGTAGACGACGACTTCAACAGTAGCCACACTCATTAGAAACAATATATAGTCTATGCTGTGTGAAATAGCTATATTTTACCCTCTGGTTAGTTTTCTTATattcaagtgtttgtttgttttttctttagaaTAATCGCCTGCATCTGCGCCAAAACAATCCCCGTCCTTGAAGTTACTTATATCCAGATTTTGTTAATGCTGGATTTTAGGTGTTTGTATTGGTTTGCATTTTACTGCTCAGTGTTCTGGTTGTTTTGCCCACTCAATCATTGAATATAAGCGTCACAAAGGTAGTATTTATTGGAGAATTGTTTTATCAGGTTGCATTATATTGTAcagttgtaatattattatgTCCACCCCTTGTTTTAGAAATGGGGCCATATAATTTTCATCACGGCCTGGAtgcttggttttcattttattcccttttctcactttttccaCTAATGGTTTGATACAGTAATACAAAACTTCCTGTCTTCCAGAGAATGACATAAAACCAGTCAAagtatttgttttagttttgtaacTTACAAATCCTCTGCACTTGATACCATTGCAGATTTTTTTCGGGATGAATGGAGTAAAGATTTAGATTTCCAGATGCATTTTCTCAAAGGTTTAGGCATCATTTGT
The Hippoglossus stenolepis isolate QCI-W04-F060 chromosome 15, HSTE1.2, whole genome shotgun sequence DNA segment above includes these coding regions:
- the LOC118122603 gene encoding transcriptional coactivator YAP1 isoform X1, which gives rise to MDAHRGAPPAGQQIVHVRGDSQTELEALFSAVMNPSKATQQPASLPMRMRKLPDSFFRQPDPRGHSRQASSDGGVCGSLTPHHVRAHSSPASLPVNSLSTQAADVAATPIIPDDVPLPHGWEMAKTPTGQRYFLNHLDKTTTWHDPRLSQLQSAATQHPITGTPIHAHSLSNPAPATQAQNINPETGPMPEGWEQAVTADGEVFYIDHINKNTAWVDPRLAQKMNPGILNLALQQRQEKERLRCKQGLPPQTTPQEAGGRNQMTSGMDHDRNAQTLVPTLDVRIRAPNYEPTLNGAHSRNESTDSGLSVSSLPRTSDHMLSSVDHMDTGDSGENSSMSLQESMPVLPMSEGEELMPCIPEGLSSDLLMDMETVLSGSHMDRDSLLTWL